The genomic interval TTCAGTTGGCGTGAATCGTACAAGTTTCGTACAACAGAACAGGATATTGGTTAAATGGTAAGCATCCGTTTGGCTCGTGGTGGCTCCAAGAAGCGCCCGTTCTATCATCTGACAGTTACCGACAGCCGCAAATCTCGCGACGGTCGTTTCATTGAGCGAGTTGGCTTTTTCAACCCGGTCGCCCGCGGTCAGGAAGAGCGTCTGCGTGTAGATCGTGAGCGCGTTGAGTTCTGGATGGGCCAAGGCGCCCAGCCGAGCGAGCGCGTTGCCCAGCTGCTGAAAGGCGCTGAGTAAGTACGACTTAAGACCGGGGTTTAAGGCATGACACAGACTTCGCAGGAAACTGTGATCGGCCGGATTACCTCGGTGTTTGGGGTCAAGGGGTGGCTAAAAGTTTACTCCTTCACTGACCCCAAGGACGGAATCCTGAACTACCGCGACTGGACTTTAGAGCTCGACGGTAGACGTATTCCGGCCAAGCTTGAGGAGGGTCGCCGCCAAGGGCAGGGGATCGTCGTCAGGCTGAAAGGCATTGATGATCGAGATGTTGCTCTCAAGTACTGC from Marinobacter sp. LA51 carries:
- the rpsP gene encoding 30S ribosomal protein S16 — translated: MVSIRLARGGSKKRPFYHLTVTDSRKSRDGRFIERVGFFNPVARGQEERLRVDRERVEFWMGQGAQPSERVAQLLKGAE